A section of the Syntrophobacterales bacterium genome encodes:
- a CDS encoding polysaccharide biosynthesis tyrosine autokinase yields MAVYDLNLRDYWRIITKRKVIIIFTFLAMTTFSFISSTLTKPAPIYKTSATIKFEPAQTFYQQGYGNPQFTMSNLETQAAVIKSYFIMELVAKKLSLIPEGETSESIRNNSRYINIIMDLRGKVDTEQDGISNLIEVAVTSNDPLFAKNLANTVVQVYKGQHSQEINRKAIEEKKFIEGQRTVLLDKLHNAEEAVKNFRERHQRLVADPNAASLMGQQDRLVDLYEQKKALSNQANLNLSVLNSAENTPVGSDKVFYYEGMSAGYKALADQLVQLLLQRDMLLLSYTDKFPRVVEIKSQIGEIVRSMRTQLVSEIGNLRKDMAALQIKINEYGGLIQQAPGIGLELVRLERDRAIALEVYTLIEKRYQDALIAEVEKLEEVKIVKPALEQRIPINPTKIGTNVSLGMIIGLILGIVFAFLIETFDTSIGAVEEIEEFLGTRVLGIIPFLKFEDIHDSMTGLASGMSDTMDEKTIRRHFQLISHYMPTSTLAENYRALRTNFNFMMGEKEAKTVVITSTYQGEGKTSVAINMAIATAQLGHKVLLIDGDFRRPVVAKAFGVDSKPGFTDVILGNYKWQAVVRSMSDMMMGEMGIDGVTQTPGLENLFLMTSGTRVDNPAELIGAKGVVEIMAQMREAYDIVIVDAPPVLAATDATVWSSRTDVAMLVYQVGQVARGALRRAKAQLDHVRAQMLGIVLNGMRAELSPDFTNRDKYNYYYGYSETNKHKGRWGQLISLLPAGLVEKLTGLAKHFQKQEPIADELHIDEKPRTDKWLWLKVAMLILAVSLLILGVWQLLR; encoded by the coding sequence ATGGCCGTTTATGACCTTAACCTCAGGGATTACTGGCGAATAATAACCAAAAGAAAAGTAATCATCATCTTTACTTTTCTGGCAATGACAACCTTCAGCTTCATCTCTTCAACCCTCACAAAGCCGGCGCCGATCTATAAAACAAGCGCCACAATCAAATTTGAACCAGCCCAGACTTTCTATCAGCAGGGCTATGGAAATCCCCAGTTTACGATGAGCAACCTGGAAACTCAGGCGGCTGTAATCAAAAGTTATTTTATCATGGAACTCGTTGCCAAGAAGCTGAGTTTGATTCCCGAAGGGGAAACCTCCGAATCAATCCGCAATAATTCCCGCTATATAAATATCATTATGGACTTGAGGGGCAAGGTCGATACGGAACAGGATGGCATCAGCAATCTGATTGAGGTAGCGGTGACGTCCAATGATCCCCTGTTTGCGAAGAACCTCGCCAACACCGTTGTTCAGGTTTACAAAGGGCAGCATTCGCAGGAAATCAACCGCAAGGCCATCGAGGAGAAAAAATTTATCGAGGGCCAGCGGACCGTTTTGCTGGACAAACTCCATAACGCGGAAGAGGCGGTCAAAAATTTCCGGGAGCGGCATCAACGATTGGTGGCGGATCCCAACGCCGCTTCCCTGATGGGCCAGCAGGACAGGCTGGTCGATCTTTATGAACAGAAAAAGGCGCTTTCCAACCAAGCGAACCTGAACTTGAGCGTGCTGAACAGTGCCGAAAATACGCCTGTCGGCTCCGACAAGGTCTTTTATTATGAGGGCATGTCCGCCGGGTACAAGGCGTTGGCCGACCAGTTGGTGCAGTTGCTGCTGCAGAGGGATATGCTGCTTCTGAGCTATACGGACAAATTCCCCCGCGTCGTTGAAATCAAGAGTCAAATTGGCGAGATCGTCCGGTCGATGCGCACTCAACTTGTCTCCGAGATCGGCAATTTGCGGAAAGATATGGCGGCTTTACAAATAAAGATCAATGAATACGGCGGTCTGATCCAGCAGGCGCCGGGCATAGGCCTGGAGTTGGTGCGCTTGGAGAGGGACAGAGCCATTGCGCTTGAGGTTTATACGCTGATCGAGAAGCGCTATCAGGATGCACTGATCGCCGAGGTGGAAAAGCTCGAAGAGGTAAAGATTGTCAAGCCGGCGCTGGAACAGCGGATTCCGATCAATCCCACGAAAATCGGAACCAATGTCTCTCTCGGGATGATTATCGGCCTAATTCTCGGCATAGTTTTCGCGTTTCTCATTGAAACATTCGATACTTCCATTGGCGCCGTTGAAGAAATCGAGGAGTTTCTGGGAACAAGGGTGCTGGGCATCATCCCTTTTCTCAAATTTGAGGATATCCACGACAGCATGACGGGGCTTGCCAGCGGCATGAGTGACACGATGGATGAAAAAACGATCAGACGTCATTTCCAGCTTATTTCACATTATATGCCGACCTCCACCCTCGCTGAAAACTACCGGGCGCTGCGCACCAACTTCAATTTCATGATGGGCGAGAAGGAAGCTAAAACGGTAGTTATAACAAGTACATATCAAGGAGAAGGCAAAACCAGCGTTGCCATCAACATGGCCATTGCCACGGCCCAGCTTGGCCACAAGGTGCTGCTGATCGACGGAGACTTTAGGCGTCCGGTTGTGGCCAAGGCCTTCGGCGTGGATTCAAAGCCGGGCTTTACCGACGTTATTCTCGGCAACTACAAGTGGCAGGCTGTTGTCCGCTCCATGTCGGATATGATGATGGGCGAGATGGGAATAGATGGCGTTACGCAAACCCCGGGGCTGGAAAACCTTTTTCTTATGACCTCCGGAACAAGAGTCGACAATCCCGCCGAACTGATCGGGGCGAAGGGTGTAGTCGAGATAATGGCTCAGATGCGGGAGGCTTACGACATAGTTATCGTCGATGCCCCTCCGGTATTGGCGGCTACGGATGCAACGGTCTGGAGTTCAAGGACGGATGTGGCAATGCTTGTGTATCAGGTGGGCCAGGTAGCCCGAGGCGCGCTTCGCCGAGCCAAGGCTCAGCTCGATCATGTCAGGGCACAGATGCTGGGGATAGTGCTCAACGGCATGCGGGCGGAATTAAGCCCCGATTTTACGAATCGGGACAAGTATAATTACTATTACGGATACAGCGAGACAAATAAGCATAAGGGGCGTTGGGGACAATTAATATCCCTGCTGCCGGCGGGGCTGGTGGAAAAGCTGACCGGGCTGGCCAAGCACTTCCAGAAGCAGGAACCGATTGCCGACGAACTGCATATTGATGAAAAACCCCGCACAGATAAATGGTTGTGGCTCAAAGTGGCAATGCTGATTCTGGCCGTTTCCCTTCTTATCCTGGGAGTCTGGCAGCTATTGCGTTAA
- a CDS encoding nucleotidyltransferase family protein, whose amino-acid sequence MVVFSVIRKRHSSKGNMNPGIQKNIVVNILAALTDSGASKSVRALIADIDKRRNWGDFVDLLVEEGVAFLFFYYIERRNLAELIPQDAYQSLAELYYGNLKRNMIATVALQPIFQKFNEQTISFIVLKGIALAELAYPGFATRGMSDADILVHKEDVYRVDSCLAELGYAAADSLVEEALQNPPGYLASLDYRKKDGSFPNIHIHWHPVNTSVPAYMFSENIDLERLWKMAIPARLAEADVLILCPEHQVVYLCEHGLRINHSFNRLILIYDIFYVISTARCLNWDMVVQESGRFRIENLVFLGLATAGHYTPLVVSASVLQALRPARLTYGERSFLWLQRHHRRLRGGSYPVYLSMNKGIRAKGLFLFRTFFPPPHILLQRSYARGVKFNPSWYLRRLWEGLSHIFFILRHL is encoded by the coding sequence ATGGTGGTTTTCAGCGTCATCCGGAAACGACATTCATCCAAAGGCAATATGAACCCCGGAATTCAAAAAAATATTGTTGTTAACATTTTGGCCGCCCTGACCGATTCCGGGGCGTCAAAGAGTGTCAGGGCGCTTATCGCCGATATCGACAAGAGGAGAAATTGGGGCGATTTTGTTGATCTATTGGTGGAAGAAGGGGTGGCCTTTCTCTTTTTTTATTACATTGAAAGGCGAAATCTTGCCGAGCTTATCCCGCAGGATGCTTACCAGTCACTGGCGGAGCTTTATTACGGCAATCTGAAGAGAAACATGATTGCGACGGTCGCGCTGCAACCGATATTTCAAAAATTTAACGAGCAAACCATTTCCTTTATCGTCCTCAAAGGCATTGCCCTGGCCGAACTGGCTTATCCGGGTTTTGCGACCCGGGGGATGTCCGATGCCGATATCCTTGTCCACAAGGAGGATGTTTACAGGGTTGATAGCTGTCTTGCGGAGCTTGGCTACGCGGCCGCCGACAGTTTAGTGGAAGAGGCCCTCCAAAACCCGCCGGGATATCTGGCCAGCCTCGATTACCGGAAAAAAGACGGATCGTTTCCCAACATCCATATTCACTGGCACCCGGTCAACACCTCGGTGCCGGCGTACATGTTCTCTGAAAATATCGACCTGGAGCGCCTGTGGAAAATGGCGATTCCCGCCCGATTGGCAGAAGCGGATGTCCTCATCCTCTGTCCGGAACACCAGGTCGTCTATCTGTGCGAACACGGGTTGCGGATAAACCATTCGTTTAACAGACTTATCTTGATTTATGATATTTTTTATGTAATAAGCACGGCTCGCTGTCTTAATTGGGACATGGTTGTGCAGGAGTCGGGGAGGTTCAGGATAGAGAATCTTGTTTTTTTGGGTCTTGCGACGGCCGGGCATTATACGCCGCTTGTTGTTTCTGCGTCGGTACTGCAGGCGCTGCGCCCTGCCCGTCTGACGTATGGCGAACGGAGTTTTCTGTGGCTTCAACGCCATCATCGTCGCTTGCGCGGGGGCAGTTATCCTGTATATCTTTCAATGAATAAAGGCATCCGGGCAAAGGGGCTCTTTTTATTCAGGACATTTTTCCCGCCGCCCCATATCCTCCTGCAAAGAAGTTATGCCAGGGGTGTAAAATTCAACCCTTCCTGGTATTTACGGCGGCTATGGGAGGGCCTTTCGCATATATTTTTTATTTTGCGTCATCTTTAA
- a CDS encoding ABC transporter ATP-binding protein/permease — protein MKQLVKLFPFLRPYAKTSLAALAMLTALVFFDLAIPRLLQRIIDQGIGGKNPGIILKTALLMLGISLLSALLTIGNNYFSVLSGEGMAFRLREALFAKIQTFSFANLDEQKTGQLLVRMTSDAGALQRVVLITLRIGTRAPLLMIGSLSLMISTNPALALTMLPLLIITSAIIILFTTKMEPLFSVVQRQLDRLNTILQENISGIRLVKSFVRAPHEERRFEEANEAYTDRSVRTLRIISTMSPLLKLCINAGIVVVVWAGGIRSVAGEMSVGEIVAFTNYLLTTMMPLIMLTVLSNVWAGGIASAKRIGEVLDTVPAVGDQPDALTLAGPVAGKLVLEDVSFCYNSGKAEPDRRKAGIEDCSSALDIHKTNAGFNKNEPALSGINLIIEAGQKVAILGATGAGKTTLVNLLPRLYDVSSGRILLDGTDVRKIRQDSLLAQFGIVPQETILFSGAIRDNIRYGNPRASDEAVEKAARIARAHEFILNLPAGYDTHVEERGVNLSGGQKQRLALARALLTRPPILILDDSTSSVDVETEAKIHAALESSDYHPTTIIVAQRISTVLKADKIVLLEQGRIAAAGTHPELMQKSAIYREIYQSQLGNGLDRDMMDAQKAPAGEQS, from the coding sequence ATGAAACAGCTTGTCAAACTTTTTCCTTTTCTGAGGCCGTACGCAAAGACCTCCCTGGCGGCGTTGGCCATGCTGACGGCGCTGGTTTTTTTTGACCTGGCAATCCCGCGCCTGCTTCAGCGCATTATCGATCAGGGAATCGGGGGGAAAAACCCCGGGATTATCCTGAAAACTGCGCTCCTCATGCTCGGAATTTCGCTGTTGAGCGCCCTGTTGACAATCGGCAACAACTACTTCTCTGTTCTGTCAGGCGAGGGGATGGCCTTCCGGCTGCGCGAGGCGCTGTTCGCGAAGATTCAAACCTTTTCGTTCGCCAACCTCGACGAGCAGAAGACCGGCCAGTTGCTGGTACGCATGACGAGCGACGCCGGCGCTCTCCAGCGCGTCGTGCTGATCACGCTCCGAATCGGCACACGCGCGCCGCTTTTGATGATCGGCAGCCTGTCGCTGATGATCAGCACCAACCCCGCGCTCGCCCTGACGATGCTGCCGCTGCTGATTATTACGTCCGCGATTATCATCCTCTTTACGACAAAAATGGAACCGCTCTTTAGCGTCGTGCAACGGCAATTAGACCGCCTCAACACCATCCTGCAGGAAAATATCTCGGGAATCCGGCTTGTTAAATCATTTGTCCGCGCCCCGCACGAGGAAAGGCGGTTTGAGGAGGCCAACGAGGCTTACACGGATCGTTCGGTGCGAACCCTGCGCATCATCTCCACCATGTCGCCGCTTTTGAAGTTGTGCATCAATGCCGGAATCGTGGTTGTCGTATGGGCAGGCGGCATCAGGTCGGTCGCAGGCGAGATGTCCGTGGGCGAGATCGTCGCCTTTACCAACTACCTGCTGACAACGATGATGCCGCTAATCATGCTGACGGTTCTTTCCAACGTCTGGGCGGGGGGCATCGCCTCGGCCAAGCGGATTGGCGAGGTGCTCGATACCGTACCCGCCGTCGGCGACCAGCCGGACGCGCTCACGCTGGCCGGACCGGTTGCGGGAAAACTGGTTTTGGAGGATGTTTCGTTTTGCTACAACAGCGGAAAAGCGGAACCTGATCGTCGCAAAGCCGGGATTGAAGATTGCTCCTCGGCACTGGATATCCACAAAACGAATGCCGGCTTTAATAAAAACGAACCGGCTCTCTCCGGCATAAACCTGATTATCGAGGCCGGGCAAAAGGTGGCGATCCTCGGCGCAACCGGCGCCGGCAAAACGACGCTGGTGAATCTGCTGCCGCGCCTCTACGATGTCTCCTCGGGCAGAATTCTGCTCGACGGGACGGATGTCCGTAAAATTCGGCAGGATTCACTGCTGGCGCAATTCGGGATTGTTCCGCAGGAAACCATTCTTTTTTCCGGCGCCATTCGGGATAATATCCGCTACGGCAATCCCCGGGCAAGCGACGAGGCAGTGGAAAAAGCCGCCCGGATCGCCCGGGCGCACGAATTTATTCTCAATCTTCCCGCAGGTTACGACACGCATGTGGAAGAGCGGGGCGTCAACCTCTCCGGGGGGCAGAAACAGCGGCTCGCACTCGCACGGGCGCTGTTGACCCGCCCGCCGATCCTGATTCTTGACGACAGCACCAGCTCCGTTGACGTAGAAACGGAGGCCAAAATTCATGCGGCGCTGGAGAGCAGCGACTACCACCCCACGACCATTATCGTCGCGCAGCGGATCAGCACCGTCTTGAAGGCGGACAAGATCGTGCTTCTGGAACAGGGACGTATCGCCGCCGCGGGCACGCACCCCGAGCTGATGCAGAAGAGCGCCATTTACCGGGAGATTTATCAATCCCAGCTTGGCAACGGCCTGGACCGGGACATGATGGACGCACAAAAAGCACCAGCGGGGGAACAATCATGA
- a CDS encoding polysaccharide export protein, whose amino-acid sequence MVRKMEEKARLNRHGNFPLLSAFVCLLAGLVAGCGAVGVVAGIPVRDYRPPAAERERIAALAKGQASDILRLTQIEENSAFTEKNGVPEYTIGPGDVLTLTYWMPFSSYSPSTGQQAIGSAEGFMQTKFDVTVRPDGKISYSFGDDIPAAGHTASEVRTILLAGIKDYIRNPRLDVLVKEYNSKNALIFGRINNLQGTGMSGPGKYPLKGKMTVLDMINMAGGPITGVPQRGALTSASNYGGNGDLRKVELVRKGKRYTLNLYKALFGGDMSNNVIVDNGDMITVPEEPTFARRVYVFGQVSSPGVFSLTDANDLLTAMSLTGGTTPVAVRSDVKIVRGYEETQGKPLVLAANLDDILKRGDLSQNLKLQDGDLVYVPRMLIGDINEFIANINPLMLFLTTGSPPSAYRDAWKKDSDWMRY is encoded by the coding sequence ATGGTGAGAAAGATGGAGGAAAAGGCCAGATTGAACAGACACGGCAATTTTCCACTTTTGAGCGCATTCGTCTGTCTGCTGGCTGGTCTTGTTGCCGGATGCGGAGCGGTGGGGGTTGTGGCAGGGATACCGGTGCGGGATTACCGCCCTCCGGCAGCGGAACGGGAACGGATCGCAGCGCTTGCCAAAGGGCAGGCGTCAGATATTTTGCGCTTGACGCAGATTGAGGAAAACAGCGCCTTTACTGAAAAGAACGGCGTGCCGGAGTACACAATCGGGCCGGGAGATGTGCTGACGCTTACCTACTGGATGCCCTTTTCTTCATATTCTCCGTCCACCGGTCAACAGGCAATCGGTTCAGCCGAGGGGTTCATGCAGACCAAGTTCGATGTAACGGTACGTCCCGACGGGAAAATTTCCTACAGCTTCGGGGACGACATTCCCGCTGCCGGTCATACGGCGAGCGAGGTGCGCACCATCCTGCTGGCCGGCATTAAGGATTATATAAGAAATCCGCGGCTTGATGTGCTGGTGAAGGAGTATAACAGTAAAAATGCACTCATTTTCGGGCGCATCAACAATCTCCAGGGGACGGGGATGTCCGGGCCGGGTAAATATCCGCTCAAGGGGAAGATGACGGTCCTCGACATGATAAATATGGCAGGGGGTCCGATAACGGGGGTTCCGCAACGCGGGGCCCTGACCAGTGCCAGTAATTACGGCGGCAACGGCGATCTCCGAAAGGTCGAACTTGTCAGGAAGGGCAAAAGGTACACCCTCAACCTCTACAAGGCCCTCTTCGGCGGGGACATGAGCAACAACGTCATTGTCGATAACGGCGACATGATAACGGTTCCTGAAGAGCCGACATTCGCCCGCAGGGTCTATGTTTTCGGCCAGGTGAGCAGCCCCGGCGTTTTCAGTCTGACGGACGCAAACGATCTGCTGACCGCGATGTCGCTTACCGGCGGTACGACGCCCGTCGCCGTCAGAAGCGATGTCAAGATAGTGCGGGGATACGAGGAAACCCAGGGCAAGCCTCTTGTGCTGGCGGCCAATCTGGATGATATTCTCAAGCGGGGCGATTTGTCGCAGAACTTGAAACTGCAGGATGGTGATCTGGTCTATGTGCCGAGGATGTTGATCGGCGACATCAACGAATTTATAGCCAACATCAATCCGCTGATGCTGTTTTTAACGACCGGTTCTCCGCCTTCCGCCTATCGCGATGCGTGGAAAAAAGATTCTGATTGGATGAGATACTGA
- a CDS encoding ABC transporter ATP-binding protein/permease — translation MRIPYQTRATGGTRSALSKYGRAFRGRIERAQDPRHSLSRLFSYLSPYRVQLIIVCVIIVIYTILGLVGPYLMGVAIDKFIAVKKLSGLRGIALLMLLAYLLENLFHGLSAWMMAEISQQALKKLRKELFAHLQRLPLGFFDNNPAGELMSRLTNDIDAVNQTVSQNFTSLFASVLSLAGIIIAMFALNFWLALVSLLIIPIILVFANFIARYTRRGFRNLQKHLGELNGVMEEAISGQKVVKTFGRGETTLATFRQSNEAVFHAAVSANVYAMLLIPLTGVLGNFFIIALAGFGGWLALGGLVSVGIIATFINYAQNFISPLRQLAGMYNSLQAALAGAERVFEIIDTPPEADEAAGAAPLGSLTGDVVFDDVSFGYNKGNNIIKGMTFTAINGKTLALAGPTGAGKTTIINLLTRFYEVDKGRITIAGRDIRTIGKADLRRQLGIVSQDTFLFSGTVLENIRYGRLAATDQECIEAARLAEADPFIRQLANGYDTGLSERAGNLSQGQRQLLAIARAILANPAILILDEATSSVDTRTEIRIQTALLRLMQGRTSFVIAHRLSTIREASQLLVIDQGEIVERGTHSELIGKQGLYHRLYLSQFYNK, via the coding sequence ATGAGAATCCCATATCAAACCCGGGCAACCGGAGGGACCCGCAGCGCTTTATCGAAATATGGGAGGGCTTTCCGAGGCAGAATTGAGCGGGCCCAGGACCCCCGTCACTCCCTGAGCAGGCTTTTTTCCTACCTGTCGCCTTACCGCGTCCAACTTATTATCGTCTGCGTCATTATCGTCATCTACACCATCCTCGGGCTGGTCGGGCCGTATCTTATGGGGGTTGCCATAGACAAGTTTATTGCCGTCAAAAAGCTCTCCGGCCTTAGGGGAATCGCTCTTTTGATGCTCCTGGCCTACCTCCTGGAAAACCTGTTTCATGGCCTCTCAGCCTGGATGATGGCCGAGATTTCGCAGCAGGCTTTAAAGAAACTGCGCAAGGAACTGTTTGCCCATTTGCAGCGGCTACCGCTTGGTTTTTTCGACAACAACCCGGCCGGCGAGCTGATGAGCCGCCTGACCAACGATATCGACGCCGTCAATCAGACGGTCTCCCAGAATTTCACCTCGCTTTTTGCCAGCGTCCTGTCGCTGGCCGGAATAATCATCGCGATGTTTGCGCTGAATTTCTGGCTGGCGCTGGTCTCCCTGCTGATCATCCCGATAATCCTCGTGTTTGCCAATTTTATTGCCCGCTATACGCGCCGGGGCTTCCGGAATTTACAAAAACATCTCGGGGAATTAAACGGGGTGATGGAGGAGGCGATCAGCGGTCAGAAAGTGGTAAAAACGTTTGGGCGGGGTGAAACGACGTTGGCGACTTTTCGCCAGAGCAACGAGGCGGTGTTTCATGCGGCTGTTTCGGCAAACGTCTATGCCATGCTGCTGATTCCTTTGACAGGCGTTCTCGGCAACTTCTTTATCATTGCACTTGCGGGCTTCGGCGGCTGGCTGGCGCTGGGAGGCCTGGTCAGCGTCGGCATTATCGCTACCTTCATCAACTACGCGCAGAACTTCATCAGCCCCTTGCGTCAGCTCGCCGGCATGTATAACTCGCTCCAGGCCGCTTTGGCCGGGGCCGAGCGGGTCTTCGAAATCATTGACACGCCGCCCGAAGCGGATGAGGCCGCGGGGGCCGCACCGCTTGGTTCGCTTACGGGGGATGTCGTCTTCGACGATGTAAGTTTTGGTTATAATAAGGGAAATAATATTATCAAGGGGATGACCTTCACCGCCATAAACGGGAAAACGCTGGCCCTGGCGGGGCCGACCGGCGCCGGCAAGACCACCATCATTAACCTCTTGACAAGATTCTACGAGGTGGATAAGGGTCGGATAACCATTGCCGGCAGGGACATCCGCACCATCGGCAAGGCCGATCTGCGCCGGCAACTGGGAATAGTGTCGCAGGATACCTTCCTTTTTTCCGGAACGGTGCTGGAAAATATCCGGTACGGTCGGCTTGCGGCAACCGACCAAGAGTGCATCGAAGCGGCAAGGCTTGCCGAGGCCGATCCCTTTATCCGTCAGCTTGCCAATGGTTACGATACCGGCCTCTCCGAGCGGGCCGGCAATCTAAGCCAGGGACAGCGGCAGCTTTTAGCGATCGCCCGGGCGATTCTTGCCAACCCGGCCATCCTGATTCTCGACGAGGCCACAAGCTCCGTTGATACCCGCACCGAGATCAGGATACAGACGGCGCTTTTGAGACTCATGCAGGGACGCACCAGTTTTGTGATCGCCCATCGCCTGAGCACCATCCGCGAAGCGTCCCAACTATTGGTGATCGACCAGGGAGAAATAGTGGAACGAGGAACGCATTCGGAACTGATTGGCAAACAGGGGCTGTACCACCGCCTCTATCTGAGCCAGTTTTATAATAAATAA